A single genomic interval of Bacillota bacterium harbors:
- a CDS encoding methyl-accepting chemotaxis protein, translating into MIHVGIVGAGQGGSGVLRATHGLPDVKIVGIADLNESAPGMVLARELGIRTFQDCLELLQQPRLEIVIEATGNPKVQELLHSKKRGETTVVDAHVARLMMTMVDAKQDMIKELHAQAQQLAAMADELTKSVKQIAATAQELAGGAENLAAQGQNLGVTAGTAKRHVQDTGEVLNFIKKVATQTKLLGLNAAIEAARAGEHGRGFAVVANEVRKLAEDSAVSAEQIGAILRNIEKSVGEIIVGIEVTAGVSERQAAATEEVAATIEQLEKMAGELETFSQRLAVLT; encoded by the coding sequence ATGATTCATGTTGGGATTGTCGGAGCAGGTCAAGGCGGGAGTGGAGTCCTGAGGGCTACCCATGGACTTCCGGATGTAAAGATAGTTGGGATTGCCGATTTGAACGAGAGTGCCCCTGGAATGGTGCTGGCGCGGGAGCTTGGCATCAGGACCTTCCAGGACTGTCTGGAGCTTTTACAACAGCCGCGCTTAGAGATCGTGATTGAGGCGACAGGAAATCCCAAAGTTCAGGAGCTTTTGCACAGCAAAAAGAGGGGAGAGACAACTGTTGTTGATGCCCATGTCGCCCGCTTGATGATGACGATGGTTGATGCGAAGCAGGACATGATCAAAGAGCTTCATGCTCAAGCTCAGCAGCTTGCTGCCATGGCGGATGAACTGACCAAGAGCGTGAAGCAGATCGCGGCAACCGCTCAGGAACTGGCGGGAGGAGCAGAAAATCTCGCTGCCCAGGGGCAGAACCTGGGCGTAACCGCCGGTACTGCGAAGCGCCACGTCCAGGATACAGGAGAGGTGCTCAATTTCATTAAAAAAGTTGCTACCCAAACCAAACTCCTGGGCTTAAATGCCGCGATTGAAGCAGCCCGCGCCGGAGAGCACGGGCGCGGCTTTGCCGTTGTTGCCAATGAGGTACGGAAGCTTGCAGAGGATAGCGCCGTATCTGCCGAGCAAATTGGGGCAATTCTTCGTAATATAGAAAAATCTGTAGGAGAAATAATAGTAGGGATCGAAGTTACAGCAGGTGTAAGTGAGCGCCAGGCTGCGGCGACCGAAGAAGTGGCG